ggataatgtttttttttattattttctgtaaacagaattgaaatttactttaaatgtttttctatttagtAATTATTATACTTTCAAATAACatctataaacaaaaaaattccaaaaaacatttattacttaCATGTAATGATAAAAAACCAAGGGAAGCCACATATTAAGGCTAAAATATGTAGAGAAGAACATCGTTTTTCGTCTTGATTTCACCTAATTTTACTACCTTTCTTTACAGTGTGTTTACCTTCTTTGTGTTAATTTTCACTGTTGATCTCCTTTATTACAGGGAGTCACCAACTTTGTTTTACCTATGGCTGCTTTGACTCAAGTGACACCGAGCTCTATGTGACATTAGACGATGATAAATTGTATTgtgcagattttaaaaacaatgctaGCGTCTGGGACAGCAAAATAGAAactatgaaatataaatatacatacacTACAAGTGAATATGCAGCAATATGCCGAACCGTGTGTAAGAAAGATATACATCGATGGAAACCGGACCCAGACGTTAGAAGGACTAAAGGTAGGTAAAcctcagctttaatttgttACTATTGAATAAAGTTTCTTCAGAATCATTAAACAAGCTTAATAACTTCCCAATTTATCTTTCTTAGACCCACCAGACGTGATGATGTACTCCAAAGATGAAGTGATTGAAGATGTAGAGAACACCCTTGTGTGTTTTGCCAACAACTTTTTCCCACCTGCAATCAACATCAGGTGGACCAGGAATGACAAACAGGTGGCAGTGGAAGATCCCTTCATCAAAACTATTTCCAACTCTGAAGGGGCGTTTCATGTCTTCTCCTACCTGAACTTTGTTCCAAAGCAAGGAGACATTTACAGCTGCACTGTGGAACATGAAGCCCTGGAGGAACCTAAGACCAGGTTTTGGGgtgagaaaatctttttttctgtagctTCAAAACTTAAATTGTCTCTACTTGTGTTTCAAATATTGTTCCtctgttctctttttctttagACGTTGAAACAGAGAAGATGAGTATGGGTCCATCCGTCTTCTGTGCACTTGGCCTGACTCTTGGGCTTCTTGGAATTGCTGCAGGAACTTTCTTGTTTGTGAAAGGAAACCAGTATTGTTACAACGCAGACATTGTTGGTTAATGCATAACATAAAAGAGTACCTTCCCTTTTGGCTTCATTTGCATGGAATAATCTTTATGTACTTTTAAGCTTTGTATACAGGCATTTTGCCTATGCTATGTTGGTGTATCAAGAGCAGACTTGTAAATgttcaggttagcttaaattACTACTAGAAAAATGACACTTCTATTTAAATGTCTTTCCTTAACACTACAGTGCGGTTGTGTTGTGTCTGTATTTGTCTGATCAGTTGCAGCTTCCTGTCAGTAACTATTATTCAACAAGGatatcattaaaaattaaaaattcctGTTTTCTACATGTGGTTTGACTGCTGTAttccttaaatgtttttatcacaaAGCTCATTTCATTCAGCTGTGCCGACAGAGAGAAAGAATCAAGACATGTAggagaaataaatcaataactatGTATATTGATATAGACaaatgatcaatatcaatagataatacatcgGGTAGAATTTTCAATagtttcactgaactccaatccagaactgtacagcattctgggggatgtagtcAGAGGAAAGACTTAGCCGCTCAACCTAAGGTTGGTGGCATTCACTAAGTCACggtttggttacctagcaataacctgttgagtaacttaaCTAGGTTACACCCCTGAATCTaataacagctaaaaaaaaataataaacaatggTGTTTTGTTAAGAACAGAGTAAACTCTGGatgaaacaggaaaggtcaccttaccagtttggcagtatttttttttttttttgtattcataaaaaagaaaaatgtgttttgatgtGTATGCTGGAATTCCccagaaatattttcaccaaACACCTGGTGAGTGACAAATGCAAAACCCTTCCTGTTGGCTGGCACAATGAGATTTATATCTATGGGGCTGTCACGAAGTGATAAAAAGATGCGGAAACAATGAGAGTTTTGATGAGTTTTAGAACATGTTCATATTTAAAGGGCATAACCTTACATCAGTGCTGTGTGTCACAGACTGCTTTAAGGTGGCATAGAGCTGTGGTCAAGTAAAGGATCTGataaaatcaagtaaaacaTACAATATATGTTGAAACAGGAactcaaaactacaaaaataggAACCTTCAATTGTTCTCATACTTTTTTGAGTATATAGTTACATTAAAACATTGGACCTCAGATGTGGGAATGAGGTCACACCAACTAAACTACTGTAGATGCTTCCTCATTGTGGCAGTTAAAGAGGCAGCATTATGTATAATCAGcattttttagctttatgtcgtgtcataatgttattccctcatcaaaaatatacttggagtgttgccttgattctttcatgcatgtttaagaaatcccTTAATCTCCAGTGGTAACAATTCAACAGTGTGAAACATTTGGGTGTGCCTTCGAGACACAACTTCTCCCcagagcttctgcctcacagaacAGTCCTTCCTCAacactcccccactcagctcattcagactagtcagcacaAATTAGCAGACACCTTGTAGAAtttgcacatctgctgagctgaT
The DNA window shown above is from Xiphophorus couchianus chromosome 16, X_couchianus-1.0, whole genome shotgun sequence and carries:
- the LOC114159930 gene encoding HLA class II histocompatibility antigen, DP alpha 1 chain-like isoform X2, whose amino-acid sequence is MRKFRPAGTGVRLVKSHFHCMFRAKQVRVTMGRQRRSNNLCFVLLLLFFGARFVCAAGSHQLCFTYGCFDSSDTELYVTLDDDKLYCADFKNNASVWDSKIETMKYKYTYTTSEYAAICRTVCKKDIHRWKPDPDVRRTKDPPDVMMYSKDEVIEDVENTLVCFANNFFPPAINIRWTRNDKQVAVEDPFIKTISNSEGAFHVFSYLNFVPKQGDIYSCTVEHEALEEPKTRFWDVETEKMSMGPSVFCALGLTLGLLGIAAGTFLFVKGNQYCYNADIVG